From the genome of Thiovibrio frasassiensis:
GGCTTGCCGGAGCCGCAGGCAATATCGCCAACAATATCTACGTCTTTACCCTGGATCGCATCGGCAGCCAGGCCAAGCTGGTTTTTTACGGCTATGGCAACCGGACCGGTGATTCCCATGGCAAGGTGTATCTGCTCGGGCCGGATGGGAGTCGAACCGAGGTGGCCCAGTGGCAGCCCGATCTTCTCAGGGGCCCGAAGGTCTCTGATTTTAAATCCTACACCGATGTGCAACCGATCAGCGCGGATATCTCAAGCCAGGTCAAGCAGCCCGGTCAGTACCGGGTGGAGTTTCAGTACACCGATGGCGACGAGGCCTTCAATATCTACCGGGTAGAGATTCAGATCTAAAGGATGTTTGCGTAGGCAGTGGTGCGCTTTCATCTTGGCAGAGCAGCGGCAAAAAAAATTGTTGCAAACGAGAATAAAAAAAGCCTCGGCAGCCCCGCTGTTCCGGGGCTTTTTTATTGTTTTTGAAACTCCGGGAGGAGACGGGAGAAGGTCTTCTCGATATGTTCCGGGATGGTGCGTACCTCGGCCAGCACGGTCATATAGTTGTGGTCGCCATGCCAGCGGGGCACGATGTGCCAGTGCAGATGGGAGGCTACTCCGGCCCCGGCCACCTCGCCCAGGTTCAGGCCGAGGTTGAAGCCGTCCGGCCGGAGTTGGCGCCGCAGGATTTTGGTGCAGCGTTGGAGCATGGCGGCCAGGCCGTTGCTTTCCTCGGGGGTCAGCTCGGTGATATCGGCCAGATGCCGGGTCGGGGCCACCAGGAGATGGCCGTTGGCGTACGGGAAACGATTCATGAGTACGACCAGTTGCTGGTCCCGGTAAAGGATAAGGTCTGGGGCGGAAAAAGGCTTGTCTTGCGCGGCGCAAAAGAAACAGCCGGTGGTGGGGGGCTTGGTCTTAATATATTCCATCCGCCAGGGTGTCCAAAGCGTTTTCATAGTTTCGCCTGAAGCTGATAAATTTGGCCGTGCAGGGTTTCCCCGACTTCAAGGATGGCAAAGGTGCCTCCCACCCCGGTAGAGCCGGTGGAGGTAAAGCTGCCGGGATTGATGTAGAGAATTCCGCCCAGACTATGGCAGACCGGTCTATGGGTGTGGCCATAAACAATGCAGTCCGCCTCCGGAAAGATCTCGATGAGGCGTTGCTCAAAATCATAGGTGTTGCCAAAGCGATGGATCAGGCCGATGGTGAAGCCGCCCACCTGTATTTCCTTGTGGCTGGGGAGAAGCTGGCACCCCTGGGCAGAGCACATATTGCCGTGCACCGCATGCACCTCCTTGCCGGCAAATACCGTCAGGATTGCAGGATCGGTGAGATCCCCGGCATGGAGGATGATCTCCGTGTCATGGAAGCAGGTGTCCACGATTTTTTTGAAGGTCTCGGTGGGCTGGGAAAGGTGGGTGTCGGAAATGATGCCAATCTTGACGGGGTTCATCGTTTGAGCAAACCTCCTATGCGATAAGGAGAGGTTGCAGCACCGCCTCGGCTTGGGGTGCTGAGATGCCGGCGAGAATAATCCGCTTGTCCCGGCTGGTTTCCCCGCTGGCAATGGTTACGGCTGCCTTGGGGATCTTGAAAAGCTTGGCGAAAAACTGGATGACCGCAGCATTTGCCTTGCCATCCACCGGGGGCGAGGTGATGCAGAGCTTGACCGCGTCGCCGTGGAGCCCGGCGATGCGGGTGCGGGATGATTTGGGTTGCACATGGATGGACAGGCTGACCGAAATGCCGTCAGCCCGCTCCCGCAGATAGGTCATAGGGGCGATTCGTCGGGATTGAAACGATTCGTCTTGACCTCCTTCTCGGCTTCCTCCAGATTGCCGGCGAAAGAAACAGCCGGTCCATGGGTTTCCAGCGGATCTTCAAGGCTGAAGGCCATGTCGCCGTCAAGGTCGGGGAGAATCGCATCTGGTTCCTCGTCCTCATCCATGACCAGCATATCTTGTGGCACCGAGATTGCGGAGGCCAGGGCGATGTTCCGGGGCGAAAAGTCGTCAGCCATTCCTTCCAAGCCGCTCTCCGGGATGTCGATTTTGACATAGAGGTCTGCAAGGTCAGCTTCCTCGGAGGAGAGGTTCTGTTGCTGGGGGAGGGGCTCCGGTTTGACTGCAGCGCGGGCTCGGGGGGCGGAGTTCGAGAAGTTGCTGCGCACCTCTTCCTGTTGCCGGGCCGAACCACTGAAATGCTCCACCGCCCGCGCACTGTCGGCGGGTTCTGTTTCCAGCATGTGCAGGTAGGATTTCAGTTGCTGGCGCAGCTCATCCTTGGCCTGTGCCCGGAGGGATTTGAGGTCGTCAATTTTTCTTTTCAGTTCGGCAATCTCGTAATTGGCCTCTTCCCGCCGCCGCCGCGCTTCTTCCTGGGCTTCTGTGACGATGGCTTCCGCTTCTTCCCGGCTTTTCTCCTTCATTCCGTCGGCGACATTCTGGGCCGCGATGATGGCGCTCTGGAAAGATTTCTGCTGGTTCTGGTAGGTGGCCAGATCCTTTTCCATGGTTTCCAAGCGGCCTTTGAGCTTCTGATTCTCTTCGGAAACCGCTTGGAAAGCCGTGGCGATTTTCTCGAGAAAATCGTCCACCTCTTCCACGTCAAAGCCGCGAAAACGAACATGGAACTGCTGGGATTGAATGTCTTGCGCTGTGAGTATCATGCCTCGGCTCCTTGTGTGTGCCTCAAAAACAAATGGACTCAAAAAAATGGAAAAAAGCCATAGGGGTGCAACATGGCAAAGCGAATTCGCGATATTTCGCAGTTAAAGAGTGCCAGCCGCCAAGCGGTAAAACAGCCACCGTCTTCGATCGCTTCCTGCGCCGGGCGCAGGTTGATATGAGACCACGAAAAGCTCCGGCCTTACCCCATGGACCGTGCCAAGTGCTGCAGGGTTGGGACCAGAAAGCTCCGCAAAAAAATCAGGGCGAGAATGAGGATCATGGGGGAAAGGTCGAGCCCGCCGCCAAAAATCGGCACCAGCCGACGGATGCGGGAGAGCGCCGGCTCGGTGATTTCGTGGAGAAAACGGACAATGGGGTTGTAGGGATCGGCGTTTACCCAGGAGATAATGGCCCTGCCGATGATAACCCACATGTAGGCGCTCAAGGCAAAGTCCACCAGGGTGGCCAAGGCACCTAAAAAATTACCGATAACAAACATAACATGCCTCTTTGTTGAAAAAAAATATGCAACCGGGTTGCGCCTTACTCCGCGAAAAGTCCGGTTAGGTTACAGAGCGATGATTCGGTCAGCCACGGCGATAATCTCGAGGCTGGCCTTGCTCTCCGGCGCACCGAGCAGGAACGGCCTCTGCTGACGGATGCCCATGGAGACATTTTTGTCCTGCGGCATGGCCCCCAAGGCCAGGGGGGTGATCTTGAGGAATCGCTCGAGCACCATGCGCATATTGGTGAAGACATCCTGGCCTTCTTTTTTGGATTGTACACTGTTTATCAGCAGGTGAAAGTGCTTTCTCTCGTGGCGGGAATTGAGCACCTTGATCAGGGCGTAGGCGTCGGTGAGCGAGGTCGGATCCGGAGTCAGGATCACGATGTTTATCTGGCTCCAGGTATTGAACCAGAGGACCGAATCGCCGATTCCGGCGGCGGTATCGATGAGGACATAGTCGAACCGGTCGATGATCTCCTCCAGGCTGTTGGTGAGAAAAGCCTGTTCCTCGTACGAGAGGGTGGCCATTTCCGGTACGCCCGAGCTGGCCGGCAAGACGTGAAATCTGGGGTTGATCTCCACCAGGGAGCTCGCGAGCTCACGGCCCTCTTCGATGGTTTCCTGGATGGTATGCCGGACATTGAGTCCCAGGACCACATCAACGTTGGCCAGGCCCAGATCGCCATCGATCAGGAGGACGGATTTACCTTTCTGGGAAAGAGCGGTGGCCACGTTTACCGAAAAGGAGGTCTTGCCGACCCCGCCTTTGCCGCTGCTGATACAGATGATTTTCGGAGAGCGCTTGGTTTTCGCGGTCATAAACGATTTACCTCTGCAAGAAGCTGTAAGTGTGACGGACGCCTCACAGGGAAGTCCGTAAAAGTAGGGAACAAATTATGCCGCCATCCCCGCCGTAGCCCGCGAGGGTTTTCGTGGTTGCAGCCAAAGCTGGGCGCGTTCTTCCACCGTCACCTGGCAGGAATCCTCTGTCTGGCTGGCGGCTCTTTGACAGATGGCGTCGCCGCCGAGCTTGGCGGCCCGGCTCAGTTCCGCTTCGGCGAGGAGCAGAAGTTGCTCCGGGGCAATGGTCTCATAGGCATGACAGACGGCGATCCCGAGGGCCAGCTTGGGGGTAATGGTGGTCGCACCCGTGGTGAAGGTGGTGGTGCGCAGGGTGGTCCGGATTTCTTCCGCTCGTTTCCGCGCCTTGCCCATCGTGGCGCCCGGCATGATCAGGGCCAGCCCGGTATTTTGGAAGCTGGCGAGGACATCCACCGGATGCAGGCTGGAAGCAAGCGCTGTTGCCGCTTGGCCGATCAAGGTGGTCGCCCCGTTTTTTGCTGGGGTTTTTCCGGAAAGAGTGATGAGGAGAAGGGCGCAGGGCAGTCTGGTCTGCTGGACTCTGGCCAGTTCCGCTGTCAGTTGCTGGTGCAGCCAGGCCTGGTCAGGCAGCGAGGCGTCGCCCGAAGCCACCGCCGTTGCCGGGCGAAGCTGGTCTGCCAACCGCAGCCCGGCCAGGGCTGAAGCCACCTCCGGTACGGGGATGTCCGCATCGATGAGCAGCAGTCCCAGGGGTTCGGGGCGTTTGCCGTTGAGCCTGATGGTGCGCACCGGATGCCGGCTCGCCTGTTTCTCAAGGCTGCGATAGAGCAGCGCCGTATCCGAGGAGGTTTTTCGACTCATGCCACCCTGCTGCCCGGAGTTACCGGGCCGGAAAGGGAGGAAAGCACCAGCCGGTCGCCGTCCTTGGCGGCCAGGACCATGCCGTGGGAGGCGACGCCCATCAGTTTGGCGGGCTTGAGGTTGGCGACAATGATCACCTGACGCCCCACCAGCTCTTCCGGCTGGTAATGCTGGGCAATGCCCGCGACAATGGTGCGTTCCTCCGGCGCCTTGACCGTCAGCTTGAGCAACCGGTCTGATTTGGCGATCTTTTCGGCAGCGATGATCTCCGCCACCCGCAATTCCAGCTTCTGGAAGGCGTCAAAGGAGACGAGCCCCTCATCTTCCGCCGCATTCTCCGGGGTGGGAGCAGCTTCTTTGTCCGATTCTTTCATGGCTTTCTTTGTCTGCGGTTGGGGTTTTTCTTTTGCTTCCCGTTGCAGCCTGGGGAAAAGCTGCGCCCCGGGGGTGATGCTGCTGCCCGGCACAAGCCTTCCCCAAACGGAACAGGCGGAGAAATTCATTTCATCGGCAGTGCCCAGCGCTGCCCCCATCTTTGCCGCGGTTTCCGGCATGATCGGTCGCAGGGTCAGGGTGATGAGCCTCAACGTTTCCAGCAGGGTGTAGAGTACCGTGGCCAGCCGCGCACCCTGTTGCGGATCCTTGGCCAGTTCCCAGGGTTGGGTGCTGACGATGTATTTATTGGCCCGGCTGATCACCTCCCACACCGCACCCAGGGCCCGATGGAAGGCGAAATGCTCCATGTGTTCGCGGTACTGACCCAGCATGGCCAGGGTTGCCTCGCGCAGTTCGTTGTCCTGCTCCGAGGGGGTGCCCGGCTGCGGCACGGCGCTAGCGGCGAAGTTCTTCACCATGGTCAGCGAGCGGGAAAGGAGGTTGCCCAGGTCGTTGGTCAGATCGGAGTTGTGTCGCGCCAGTAACGCTTCCGGGGAAAAGCCGGCGTCCAGACCGAAGGACATCTCGCGGAGCAGGAAATAGCGCACCGAATCCGCGCCGAACTCGGCCGCCAGCTCGCCGGGGCGCACCACGTTGCCTAGGCTTTTGGACATCTTGGTTTCCCCCATGTTCCAGTAGCCGTGGACATGCAGCCGCTTATACGGCTCAAGGCCCATGGCCTTGAGCATGGTGGGCCAGTAAATGGCGTGGGGTTTGAGAATATCCTTGGCGATCACATGCTCGGCCGCGGGCCAGTAGCGGGCAAAATCCTCCCCCCCCGGATAGCCGAGGCCGGAAAGGTAGTTGATCAACGCATCGAACCAGACATAGGTGACAAAACGGTTGTCAAAGGGCAGGGGGATGCCCCAGGTGAGGCGGGTGGTGGGCCGGGAGATGCAGAGATCCTCCAGGGGCTCCTTAAGGAAGGAGAGCACCTCGTTGCGGTAACGTTCCGGGGTGATAAATTCCGGGTGCGTGTTGATGTGGTCGATGAGCCACTCCTGGTACTTGCTCATCCGGAAAAAATAATTCTGTTCGCTGATCTGTTCCGGTTCGGTGAGATGATCCGGGCATTTGCCGTCCACCAGCTCTTTTTCCGTGAGAAACTGTTCGCATCCCTTGCAGTAGAGGCCGGTGTACTCGCTGAAATAGATGTCGCCCTGGTCGTACACCTGCTGCAGGATGCCCTGCACTGTTGCCATGTGCGCCGGGTCGGTGGTGCGGACAAAGGCGTCCGGCACGATGGCAAGCCCCGGCCAGGCCGCGCGGAACATGGCGCTGATCTTGTCCACATACTCCTTTACGGAAACCTCGGCGTCGGCCGCGGCATGGACGATCTTGTCGCCGTGTTCGTCGGTGCCGGTCTGGAAACGGACATCCTTGCCGAGCAGCCGCTGGTACCGGCAGACGGTGTCCGCCACCACGGTGGAATAGGCATGGCCCAGATGGGGCTGGGCGTTGACGTAAAAGATCGGGGTGGTGAGGTAATAAGGGGTCATTGGTCCGGCCCTTCCGGGGCTTTGTGCTGTTTGGGCTTTTTCTTTCTCGGCTGGGTATCCGCTTCCGGGGCTTGGGCTCTGGGTTGGGACTGTCCCGGGGCGGGGAGTGCCGCTTTGGCCTGGCTCCATTCCTCCTTGGAGAGGAGGATGTTTCTTTCCTGGCCTTCCAGCCAGTTGACTTCCAGGGTCTCTTCCAAGGCGTTTACCTTGATAACCTTGTAATTTTTCTCGCCGATGGTGATGATCTTGCCCGGCTTGGGCATCTTCTTGCGCATGGCGTGGTAGGTTTCGTACTCGTAGGTGAGGCAACAGAGCAGCCGGTTGCAGATGCCGGAGATTTTGGCCGGATTGAGGGGCAGCCCCTGTTCCTTCGCCATCTTGATGGAAACCGGGGCGAAGTTTTTGAGATAGGACGAGCAGCAGAGTTCCCGGCCGCAGCAGCCCAGGCCGCCGATCATCTTGGTTTCGTGGCGGACCCCGACCTGGCGGATCTCCACCCGGGTGCGGAATTCCTGGACCAGATCCTTGACCAGTTCGCGAAAGTCAACCCGGGTGTCGGCGGTAAAGTAAAAGATGATCTTGCTGCCGTTTAAAAACCGTTCCACCTTGATGAGCTTCATGGGCAAGCCATGGCTGCCGATGAAACGGGTGCAGACACTAAAGGCTTCCTGCTCGCGTTCAAGGAGGCGGGCGAATTTTTCTGTTTCGTCCCGGGTTCCCCGCCGGACGATCAGGTGGCTGCCCAATCGTTCCGGTTCGGTCCGTCCTGGGCAGGGCAGGGTCCGGGCATGGACGGTGGCCGGCTCCAGGCCGTGTTCGGTCTGGACCATGACCAGCTCATTGACCTTGAGGTTCTGGATGCGGGAGACGGCGGAGAAAAATTGGTCCCCTGGGCGGAAATGGACGGTATAGCAGGTTTCCGCCGCATTGTGCTGGTCTTCATGCACCAGCTCTTCAGGGGGTGTTTCCGGAGTTTCGTTCATGTCTTGCGCTCAAACAGCCCGGAGGCTGAAAAATAATAATGTTTACGGAGTGTAACTGTTCGGAAGCGCCGCTTCGCTGCTGCCACCTCTGCGAGTGTCAATTGTCGGCAGCAGTGCCGACCAAGAGGTCTGCGCAGTGTGCTGTTGCACATGGGCAGGCCGATGACAGGTAAGCGAACCTGTGAGACTCCGAAGCAGATGTGGTGCTGCTGAACAGTTACAAAAGGCAATCATACCATTAAAGCAGAGCAAAGAAAAGTACTTCGCACACCGCAGTGGGGTTGCAGTTGCGGGCCAGTTGTTTTCGTGCCGTCTCCATCATCCCGAGCCGCTCGGTGAGCTGGGGGCTGGACCAGCGGCGGCAGGCTGCCGGGAAGGTCGGCCGGAGATCGTGGTTGATGATTTTGTCGGGGGCCCCATGGAGGTGGAGGAGAAGATCATGGAGCCAGGTGGTGAGCAGGTCCAGGAGCTCGGGAAGGTCCTCCTTCAGCTTGGCCGCTGATTCGGCGAGGTTGCCCAGGGCCTGGATCGTGGCCGGGGTGTCGGGCGCAAGCTGCAGCAGGTTGTCGATAATCTCCCGACGCTGGCCGAGCAAGTCCTTGGCCAGCAGGAGTCTGGCGCGGCCCAGGCTGCCTTCGGCCATGGCCGCCAAGGTGGCCGCGCTTTCCGGCTCGATGGTTGCCTCCCGGCTGAGGATTTTTGCCACTTCATCCTGGGGGAGCGGAAAAAACGGCACGGTCTGGCAGCGGGAGAGGATGGTGGGCAAAATAATCCCCGCCTCGTCAGCGGTGAGGATCAGCATGGTCTGTCCGGGCGGTTCTTCCAGAGTCTTGAGCAGGGAGTTGGCCGCCTCCCGCCGCATGGTGTGGATATCGCAGAGCAGCACCACCCGGAGCTTCGCCTCAAAGGGCGGGAAGGCCAAGGTCTTTTTCAGTTCCCGCACCTGATTGATCTTGATGGCCGCACCCTCCGGCTCGATCACGAGAAAATCCGGGTGGCTGCCGGCATGAAATTTCCGGCAGGAGGGGCATTGGCCGCAAGATTCGTGCTCCAGCGGATTTTGGCAGTTGAGAAAGGTGGCAAAGGTGCGGGCAAAGGTCTTTTTGCCGACCCCCATGGCCCCTTTGAAGAGAAAGGCATGGCTCAGCCGGCCTTGTGCCACGGCGCGGTGCAAGAGCTGTTTGGCCTTGTCCTGGCCGATGATTTCGGCAAAACCAAGGGGGATGTTTTCCTGGGGTGTTTTCATGCCAGGTATCATACCCGATGCGGGAGGGATGAAAAAGGCAAAAGGCGGGAAGGTGAGCGAGGCGCGATGCGCAAGGGCAAGCCGGAAAGAGGTTAGCTGGTCGGAGAGTGGCGATTTTTGATGACCAGCTGCACCGCTTCAATGATCTCGGAAGATTCCGGTCCCTTGCGGATCACCAGATCGGCGCCGGCATCCAGGGCCTGTTGCTTGATTTCCGCCCGTTCATCCGCGGTAAAGAGCAGCAGCTTCACCTCGGCGTATTCCGGCTGGTTGCGGATTTTCTTGCAGATTTCAATGCCGGAGAGAAGCGGCAGGATGAAGTCGATCACGGCGACCGCGGGCTTTTCTTTAAGAATCAGGGCGAGCCCTTCCTGGCCGTTTGTCGCGGGCAGGGGGATGAACCCCGCTTTTTGCAGGAGACGGCTGTAGAGCCGTAAAATAACGGGGTTGTCATCGACGATCACGACCTTGTGCGGGGACATGGACTCGCCGGCTGTTTGTGGTTCTTTGGAATCTTGCAGGACCAAGAGTTGGTCCCCTTGGAGGAGAGAGATTTCCGCTTCGGGAAAGATGGTGTCCTGCCCGTCACGGCGCAAACCGAATATTCTCGCTCCCATTTGCCGCGAAACCTCTTCGATGGTAATCCCGGCCATGCTCGACCCTTTTTGCACCTCAACCCACTGGCTGATCAGAGGTTCTTTGTCTGCCTGTCTGCCGGTGGCGACAAGGAGGTCTTCGGCAATGCGGATGCCTGCCGAGGCAAAGGGCGAAATGACATTGTCGGCGCCTGCCCGCAGGATCTTATGTTCCGAGGAAAGATCTTCGGCCCGGGAGATGATGTGGAGGGTGGGGTTGAGTTCCCTGGCCGATAAAACGACAAAGAGATTATCCGGGTCTTTGTTCAGCAGGGCGATCAGTCCCGTGGCCGATTTGATCCCGGCAGCCCGCAGGGTCTCTTCATGGGTGGCGTCGCCGTGAATATGGAGATGTCCTTGTTCCATGATGTGCTGGCAGTGTTCCGCGGAGTTTTCAATGATGACGAAATCAACCTGGTTGGCCTTGAAATGTTCCGCCGCCGCCGCGCCAACTCGCCCATAGCCGCAGAGGATGAAATGTGACTTGAGCTGAGCAATTTTTTTCTGCATTTTTTTTGTCTCCTTGCCTCCGGTCCAGACCGATTCAACGACTGATCCCACCAATGCGTGGCTGGCAAAGGCCAGGCCGCTAAAACCCAGGAGAATGTAGCCCGTGGTAAAAAGCCGCCCGGTATCGGACAGCGGCCGCACCTCGCCGAAACCGACCGAGGTCAGGGTTATGATCGACATGTACAGGGCTTCGATCAGGGTAAAATCTTCAAGCCACATATAGCCGAAGATGCCGACCAGAAGGAGAGCGAGAAGGCCGGCCAGGGTCCAGGTTATGCGGTGGGGTTTCACGGTCACGATCAAGAGGGAGAGCTTGTCGGTGCCGTGGTTGATGCGGCGGGTGCCGCTATTGGGAAAGGCGATTTCATGAAATTCTTGTACCGTGACCGGAAAGGTTCGTCAAGCGGCAGGAGGAGATTTAAGGAAAAAGATGGCCAAGGGTCTGCCGGCCTGGGGAAAGGGTTGCGGGGTAAAAAATTCTTTTTGCCGAAGCAACGCAATTTCCTGCGGAAAAAAGTGTGGTTTAATGATAGGTTGAATGCTTGTTTTATTTCGCCGCTACTGTGCACACACACTTTTAGGATACGACCATGGGAACGACAGTCCGCCAGTTATACCGCGCCATTGATGGCAACCGTGAATACTGCTTCAATATCGAAAGCACTGCCTCCCTGAGCGCAGCCGAGCTGGACCGACTGCGGCTTGTGCTGGCGGACGGTTTTCTTGCCGAAACGGTCACCGACACCCCCAATCTTGGCGGTGAGAGGGTGGTGGAGCTGGGGCCGCGGCTCAATTTCGCCACGGCCTGGTCCTCGAACCTGGTCTCCATCTGCCGGGCCATCGGCCTGGACTCGGTGACCCGGGTGGAGCGTTCCCGCCGATTTCTGGTGGATCAGGGGGATGATATTCCCGCCTTTGTTGCGGCCAATCACGACCGGATGACCGAGTGCCTCTACCCCGCGCCGCTCACTACCTTTGAAACCGGGGTGACCCCGGAGGCGGTGTATGCAATCGACCTCATCGGCCAAGGGCCGGACGGGCTGTTGGCCATCCCCGGCATCTCCATGGACGAATGGGACCGGAATTTCTACTACGACTACTTTGTCACCAAGCACAAGCGCAATCCCACCATCGTCGAGATCATGGATCTCAACAACGCCAACTCCGAGCATTCCCGGCACGGCTTTTTCCGGGGCAGGCAGATCATCGACGGCGAGGAACAGCAGGCAAACCTCTTTGAGTTGGTCACCGACACCCTCACCGCCCATCCCAAGGGCAGCGTCATCGCCTTCAAGGACAACTCCAGCGCCGTGGTGGGGCATCGGCTGACCACTCTTCTTCCGAATGAGCCGGGCGCCCCGTCCCCCCTTGCTCCCCAGGAGGTGGTCTACCATGTGCTCCTCACCGCCGAGACCCATAACTTCCCCACCGGGGTCGCCCCTTTTCCGGGAGCCGAGACCGGTACCGGCGGCAGGATTCGCGACGTGCAGGGCACCGGCAAGGGCGGCTTTGTCATGGCCGGGACTGCGGGCTATTGCGTGGCCAATCTCCATATCCCCGGCTACGACCTGCCCTGGGAGAACCGCTACCCCTGCCCGGATAATCTGGCCTCGGCCCTGACCATCGAGATCGAGGCCAGCAACGGTGCCTCGGATTACGGCAACAAATTCGGCGAGCCCCTGGTCCTGGGGTTTACCCGCTCCTTTGACCTGCGTCTGGAGAGCGGCGAGCGGTGGGGCTTTCTCAAGCCCATCATGTTCACCGCCGGCGTGGGGCAGATCGATGCCCGGCACACCGCCAAGGCCAAGGAGGAAAAGGGCATGCTCATCGTCCAGGTGGGCGGCCCGGCCTATCGGGTGGGTTTTGGCGGCGGCGCCGCCTCCAGCATGCTCCAGGGCGAGAATGTCAGCGAGCTTGATTTCGATGCGGTCCAGCGCGGCGACGCCGAGATGGAGCAGAAGATGAACCGGGTGATCCGGGCCTGCAACGAGATGGGCGACAAGACCCTGATCGACGTGATCCACGACCAGGGCGCGGGCGGCCCGGCCAATGTCTTAAAAGAGCTGGTGGAGAAATCCGGCGGCCGCATCGAGATCCGCAACATCCGGGTGGGCGACCCCACCATGAGCGTGCTGGAGATCTACGTGGCCGAGTACCAGGAGCGCAACGGGTTTCTGATCCGGCCAGAAAATATCGCAAAGTTCCAGGCGATCTGCGCCCGGGAAAAGGTGGCCTGCGAGGTGTTGGGCGAGGTGACCGGCGATCTCCGCTTTGTGGTGCATGACAATTTGGATGGCTCCACCCCGGTGGATATCGAGCTCAACGAGCTGCTGGGCAATGTGCCGATCAAGACCTTCAGCGACAACCGCCGCCAGCCGGGCCTCAAGCCTTTGGTGGTGCAGGATCTCAGCGTCAAAGACGCTCTGCACAATGTCCTGCGTCTGGTGTCCGTGGGCTCCAAGCGTTTTCTCACCAATAAGGTGGACCGGGCCGTCACCGGCCTTATCGTGCGCCAGCAATGCTGCGGCCCCTTGCAGCTGCCGGTGAGCGATGTGGCTGTCCTGGCCCAAAGCCATTTTGCCAAATCCGGGGTGGCCACGGCCATCGGCGAGCAGCCCATCAAGATGCTGGTGAGTCCTGCCGCCGGGGCGCGGATGGCGGTGGGCGAGGCGTTGACCAATCTGGTCTGGGCCAAGGTGGTAGAGCTTGAGCAGGTGAAATGCTCGGCCAACTGGATGTGGGCCCCCAAGCTCGAAGGCGAGGGCGCGGCCATGTACGACGCGGCCCTGGCCATGCGCGAGGCCATGATCGGCGTGGGTATCGCCGTGGACGGCGGCAAGGACAGCCTCTCCATGGCCACCAAGGTGGGCAAGGAAACGGTCAAGTCGCCCCGGGAGCTGGTGATCTCGGTATACGGGGCGGTGGCGGATATCTCCAAGGTGGTGAGCCCGGACATCAAGCAGCCCGGCTCCACCCTACTGTTTATCGATCTGGGTAACGGCAAAAACCGGCTCGGCGGCACGGCCCTGGCCCAGATCTTGGGCCAGCTCGGTAACGACTCGCCGGACATGGACAACCCGGCCCAGGTGAAACAGGCATTTTGCGCGGTGCAGGAGCTGATCGAGAATGGCATGATTGCGGCAGGTCACGACCGCAGCGACGGCGGCCTGATCACCACCGTGCTGGAGATGGCCTTTAGCGGCAACTGCGGCCTGGAGCTGGCCCTGACCGGCACATCCACCGCCATCGAAGCGCTCTTCAGCGAAGAACTGGGGCTGGCGCTGGAATGCGCGGCCGGGCAGGAAGCGGCGGTGCAGGCGACCCTGGCCAAGTACGGGGTTCCCTGTGTGCTGCTCGGCACAACCACCCCGGTAAAA
Proteins encoded in this window:
- a CDS encoding NAD-binding protein, with product MKPHRITWTLAGLLALLLVGIFGYMWLEDFTLIEALYMSIITLTSVGFGEVRPLSDTGRLFTTGYILLGFSGLAFASHALVGSVVESVWTGGKETKKMQKKIAQLKSHFILCGYGRVGAAAAEHFKANQVDFVIIENSAEHCQHIMEQGHLHIHGDATHEETLRAAGIKSATGLIALLNKDPDNLFVVLSARELNPTLHIISRAEDLSSEHKILRAGADNVISPFASAGIRIAEDLLVATGRQADKEPLISQWVEVQKGSSMAGITIEEVSRQMGARIFGLRRDGQDTIFPEAEISLLQGDQLLVLQDSKEPQTAGESMSPHKVVIVDDNPVILRLYSRLLQKAGFIPLPATNGQEGLALILKEKPAVAVIDFILPLLSGIEICKKIRNQPEYAEVKLLLFTADERAEIKQQALDAGADLVIRKGPESSEIIEAVQLVIKNRHSPTS
- the purL gene encoding phosphoribosylformylglycinamidine synthase, whose amino-acid sequence is MGTTVRQLYRAIDGNREYCFNIESTASLSAAELDRLRLVLADGFLAETVTDTPNLGGERVVELGPRLNFATAWSSNLVSICRAIGLDSVTRVERSRRFLVDQGDDIPAFVAANHDRMTECLYPAPLTTFETGVTPEAVYAIDLIGQGPDGLLAIPGISMDEWDRNFYYDYFVTKHKRNPTIVEIMDLNNANSEHSRHGFFRGRQIIDGEEQQANLFELVTDTLTAHPKGSVIAFKDNSSAVVGHRLTTLLPNEPGAPSPLAPQEVVYHVLLTAETHNFPTGVAPFPGAETGTGGRIRDVQGTGKGGFVMAGTAGYCVANLHIPGYDLPWENRYPCPDNLASALTIEIEASNGASDYGNKFGEPLVLGFTRSFDLRLESGERWGFLKPIMFTAGVGQIDARHTAKAKEEKGMLIVQVGGPAYRVGFGGGAASSMLQGENVSELDFDAVQRGDAEMEQKMNRVIRACNEMGDKTLIDVIHDQGAGGPANVLKELVEKSGGRIEIRNIRVGDPTMSVLEIYVAEYQERNGFLIRPENIAKFQAICAREKVACEVLGEVTGDLRFVVHDNLDGSTPVDIELNELLGNVPIKTFSDNRRQPGLKPLVVQDLSVKDALHNVLRLVSVGSKRFLTNKVDRAVTGLIVRQQCCGPLQLPVSDVAVLAQSHFAKSGVATAIGEQPIKMLVSPAAGARMAVGEALTNLVWAKVVELEQVKCSANWMWAPKLEGEGAAMYDAALAMREAMIGVGIAVDGGKDSLSMATKVGKETVKSPRELVISVYGAVADISKVVSPDIKQPGSTLLFIDLGNGKNRLGGTALAQILGQLGNDSPDMDNPAQVKQAFCAVQELIENGMIAAGHDRSDGGLITTVLEMAFSGNCGLELALTGTSTAIEALFSEELGLALECAAGQEAAVQATLAKYGVPCVLLGTTTPVKEIRISYNGAMVLGEDMRLLRQWWEETSYQLERLQIKPSCADEEKRNIYDRKGPTYHLSFAPEKTGAEVLAKTNKPKVAILRDEGSNSDREMSSAFYAAGFEPWDVTMTDLLDGRITLDGFRGLAAVGGFSYADVPESAKGWAATILFNERLKGMFQSFYDRPDTFTLGICNGCQLFGLLGLVPWQGRLPAEQQPRFIHNVSGRFESRWVTVKVLKSPAMMLKGMEDLTFGIHVDHGEGFLHFPDPAIKEQVLAGNLATLAYVDDAGQPSEAYPFNPNGSPGGLTGLCSPDGRHLAMMPHPERAFLPWQCHWLPEEMKQLEVSPWLRMFQNAYAWCMK
- the holB gene encoding DNA polymerase III subunit delta': MKTPQENIPLGFAEIIGQDKAKQLLHRAVAQGRLSHAFLFKGAMGVGKKTFARTFATFLNCQNPLEHESCGQCPSCRKFHAGSHPDFLVIEPEGAAIKINQVRELKKTLAFPPFEAKLRVVLLCDIHTMRREAANSLLKTLEEPPGQTMLILTADEAGIILPTILSRCQTVPFFPLPQDEVAKILSREATIEPESAATLAAMAEGSLGRARLLLAKDLLGQRREIIDNLLQLAPDTPATIQALGNLAESAAKLKEDLPELLDLLTTWLHDLLLHLHGAPDKIINHDLRPTFPAACRRWSSPQLTERLGMMETARKQLARNCNPTAVCEVLFFALL
- a CDS encoding PSP1 domain-containing protein — encoded protein: MNETPETPPEELVHEDQHNAAETCYTVHFRPGDQFFSAVSRIQNLKVNELVMVQTEHGLEPATVHARTLPCPGRTEPERLGSHLIVRRGTRDETEKFARLLEREQEAFSVCTRFIGSHGLPMKLIKVERFLNGSKIIFYFTADTRVDFRELVKDLVQEFRTRVEIRQVGVRHETKMIGGLGCCGRELCCSSYLKNFAPVSIKMAKEQGLPLNPAKISGICNRLLCCLTYEYETYHAMRKKMPKPGKIITIGEKNYKVIKVNALEETLEVNWLEGQERNILLSKEEWSQAKAALPAPGQSQPRAQAPEADTQPRKKKPKQHKAPEGPDQ